The Gossypium arboreum isolate Shixiya-1 chromosome 6, ASM2569848v2, whole genome shotgun sequence DNA window TCATTGGAGAGAATAATTGGATGGTATAATTAAGTGTATTACTCTGATTACTTGATGAGGGATGACTTTTCAAACACTCAAATCCGGCCCCAATCTTTCATGAAGGAATGATGAATTAAGATCAAACATTTTTAGTGAATCTAATAAAAGTTCAGCCTTTAGACATTGTAATGACTAAGAAGTTTATCATTGAGCGTAATTTGTGAtattaaaatctttaaatttcaGAAAGTAAAGAATTAAACCTTAATTTATTAGATTGAAATATGGATTTGGTTTACAGTATCTCCTTGCTCTTCGTATTCGTGATCCAAAGGTTGGGTGTTTCTAATACCTTGAAGCCTAATCTGCGTATTGAAGTTGTGAATAAACTCTTCAACTCTCCTGTTGAGTTCCTCATCTGACATTCTCCAATACTCGTTTTCATCTTCTGCTTTATGGTTTTTAGTCTTTGAACTCTGCAAATTGTTCACTTTATCAGACTCGTTTCTTGGGATAGTTTTTGGTTTAGTTGCTTCATTATCAGCTTTCAAGGGATATTGTTGCAAATTATCATCCGAGTTTCTCACTCGGATTTCATTCTTCTTTTCATCTTCATTGGGACTGCTTTTTGTGACAATTCTAGTGTATTGTGAGACAAATGACGGAACAACAGTAGTACATGTCCTTCCTGTGCCGTGCAAGGCATATTCACCATAAAGGTCGAGGTTGTGATCTTTGGAGGAAGCGAAAGCGCCATAATCAGCTGCAATAAAGAGGATGAGAGTGTTGGAAATAACAAGCCAGAACTTGGAATTACTGAAAAGAGTGGATGGAGAAAGGCTAAAGACGTAGATGATAGAGATGTAAATCACAAGGGAGAAAAGGAAGGCAAAGGAGGGCATTCCTTTCCCCTTCTCATCAAAGCTTTTGGATTTGTGGGTTTACATTGGAATATTCATGTGCTTGGCTAGATTAGTTAGTGGAGACGAAGAAAATATGGCTATTTGAAGCAactttttagggttttaaaatgtatttttggTTAAGTTCCAAGA harbors:
- the LOC108485283 gene encoding uncharacterized protein LOC108485283 → MPSFAFLFSLVIYISIIYVFSLSPSTLFSNSKFWLVISNTLILFIAADYGAFASSKDHNLDLYGEYALHGTGRTCTTVVPSFVSQYTRIVTKSSPNEDEKKNEIRVRNSDDNLQQYPLKADNEATKPKTIPRNESDKVNNLQSSKTKNHKAEDENEYWRMSDEELNRRVEEFIHNFNTQIRLQGTIEDLMARSGLALIHSSITA